From Nicotiana tabacum cultivar K326 chromosome 20, ASM71507v2, whole genome shotgun sequence, one genomic window encodes:
- the LOC107820648 gene encoding protein RADIALIS-like 4: MASNSTWTPQQNKKFENALAIYDKDTPDRWRNLAKAVGGGKTEEDVKTHYEKLVEDIKRIESGQVPLPKYNKPNGGHNNKGYMFNDEEQRLRYLKLQ; encoded by the coding sequence ATGGCCTCGAATTCAACATGGACTCCTCAGCAAAACAAGAAATTTGAGAATGCATTGGCCATTTATGACAAAGACACACCAGATCGGTGGCGTAATTTGGCTAAGGCAGTTGGTGGTGGTAAGACAGAAGAAGACGTGAAAACTCACTATGAAAAACTTGTGGAAGATATCAAACGCATTGAGTCTGGTCAAGTTCCTTTGCCTAAATACAATAAGCCAAATGGTGGCCATAACAACAAAGGCTACATGTTCAACGATGAAGAACAAAG